A segment of the Rhodospirillales bacterium RIFCSPLOWO2_02_FULL_58_16 genome:
GAGAAGAAGGCCGGGCATGGCGCTGATAGCGGCGGCGGCTATCCTGCTGTTGGTCCTCAGCCTGCCCGTGGTCGCCGTTGCCTTGGCCGATAGTCTGGTCAAGCACTCCCCGCTGGATCCGACGCGCCTTCCCGCCGCCGCCGGAGACGCCGGGGCCATTGTCGTTCTGACGGCGGGCATTACGACCGACTCGCCTGAGTACGGCGGCGACGTGGCCGGCATGGCGTCGGTTCAAAGGGCATTGTACGCCGCTTTTCTGCACAAAAAAACGAATCTTCCGATTCTGGTTGTCGGCGGCAAGCCGCGCCCCTCAACGCTGTCCGAGAGCGAGGCCGTGCGCCGACTCCTGGAAAATGAGCGGGGCGCGTCGGTTCGCTGGTTGGAAGAACAGGCCAAGGATACGGAAGAGAGCGCCGCCAACAGTTTCGCCATGCTCCGGGCGGAAGGCGTCAAGACTATTTTACTGGTGACCCATGTCTACCATATGCGGCGCGCCGAGTTCATGTTCACCGGCGTCGGATTCAGGGTGATCCCCGCCGCCGTCGGGTTCAGATCGGCAACGGAGTCCTCGGCCTATGATCTTTTGCCCTCGGCGTCGGCGCTGTCCACCGCCGCATGGGCCATTAACGAGTGGCTGGGACTGGCCTGGGGTAAAATGAAAGCCTAAAAGTGGTAGGCGAAGCCGACGCCGCGTTCACGTCACGCCGCTGCCCGCAAATCGAAATCGGCATGGATAACGTCGAACGGCACGAGAATCTTTCTGTCGTCGGTTCGCTCGATGAAGCCCCATTCGAGCAGCACGGCGGCATCCTGGTGCACGCGCTTGACATCTCGTTCCAGCGCGCGCGCCAGCCCCCGCAAGCTGACCGGCCCTATGGCCTGCAGGCGTTCGATCATCTCCCAGCGCTTTGGCGAAAGGACGGCGAACAACTGCGCGGGTGAGCCGAACGTAAACACATCGGCATTCGATTTCTCTGTCTTCCATGCGTGGATAAAGCCCTGCGCCGCTTCGGCGATTACGGCTTCGTCGTCCTTGCAAATCCGGATGATCGCCCTTCTCATTTTTCCGCCCTCCGCTTGCGGACTTCGGCAAGGAAGTCCTCGATGAGAGTCTCGACGGTCGTGAACCGATATGACCGCTCTTGTCCGTCCCGATGACAATGGTCGCCTTTTCCCCGTTCGTTATCGTAGCCGACGATCCGCGCCCCATCGCGCCCATAGAACAGGCGGTACCTGTACGGATGGGCGCAATCCGCGATGGGATGGGGAAGCCGCCAGATAACCATTTCCAGGATCGCCCCATCCGACAGAACGTTTTTCGACCGCCGGACGATCCAAGCCTTCATGTTGGCGACAATGCCAACAATCCGGCGTGTTGTCAAGCACGACAACAATATCTGGCCGTCGGCAAATGTTTCGCAGGCGGTTCAATTTGGTCGGATAATGCTCTAAAAGTGGTAGGCGAAGCCGACGCCGCCGTAACCCTGGAATTCCTGTTGCGTCAGGGGGCTGTCCTTGGCGTCGCCGAGCAGGGTGCTTCCCCTGATAAGGCCCAACATGCTCCAGTCCTCGGATATTTGGTAATTGATTTTTAAGCCGAGGCCGGCGTCGGCAATGCCCATGCTTGGAGAATATTCCCTGAGATTGCTGTCTGATGCTTCCCGGGCGTTGATGCCGAAATAGGTCTTCATTTCGTTGTCGTTGAAATAGTCGGCGTCGGCGCGCACCACGACTTCCCAATTCTTGTTTATCCGCGTGCCGTAGGCGAGGCCGAGATTGGCTCGGGCGCCTTCGCTGCTTCCCGAGACCGCGTACAGCGCCGTAGCGTCCAGTTTCCAGTGGCTGAAGGCGAACTCGGCGAAAGCTCCGACCTGTGTGCCGAAGTCGATATTGTTGATGCCGGAAGGGCGATCACGGCTTCCCCAATAATAATGAGCCAGGGGGCCGAAACGGAAATTACTGGTTTTTATGGCGTTCCAACCCAATCCGTCCTGGGCGCTTAGAAAGACCTTGTCCTTCCATTTCGCCTCAATGATCGGCAACGGCCAAGCCTGATATTTGTCGCTGCCGACATATTCAGGCTGCGCGGCGACGCCGGGGCCGACGGCGAAGCTCCAATCATCAAGGGTCGGACCGGCTTGTGACCCGGCGGTCCACGTCGTCATGGCGATCAGCAGCGAAAGCGAAAACGCTCCCGCCGCTTCGGCTTTTACGACCATACCAATCCTCACTGATTAACCCCAGAGCGCCCGACTGCCTCTACGGTAGTAAGAACTCCGCCATAAATCAACGTGATTTACTTAGAGCGACAGGATTGCGCAAGGCATGGCCGGCAAGCAGGCCGACGGCAATAATTCCCGTCGAGGCGGCGAGGAACCCCGCCATGTAGGATACGGGGGAAGCCGCCGACGGCAGTTCGGCGCCATGAACAAGCCCATGGAACAACGCGAACAGGGCAACCGCCGAGACGCCCGCCGTTATTTCCGGCTTGATCGCCAGGGCAATCAGCAGACCTAAAGCCGCCGCCGATCCGGCGACGCCGAATTCAACGCCCGGCAAGGCGACGCCGAGCATGCCGGCGGTCGCGCCGACGGCTAATGCCGCAAGGAACGACAGGGGAAGGAGCCAAATCGAGCGTTGCCCGATCTGAGCCGCCCATACGCCTATGGCGGACATGGCCAGCGCATGGTCAAGCCCCGACAAGGGATGGGTCAGTCCCGCCGTCCAGCCGCCGGCCACCGCGTCCGTAATATGGGCGGCGGCGGGAAGGGAGCCGCCGATAGCGGCAACAAGCGTAAAAGCAATAATCAGCGCCAACCTCATGGTCATTTATCCCTTATCGCCGAGCGATTAAAAATAACGGAACGGATGAAGCTTACGGCGGACGGCCCGAGCTTTCAAACTTTTTGTGCCACCGCCGCAACAAATCGACGTCCACATAGTTTTTGTCGAAAGCGTCTCCTTGCCTGATCTCAAAGGGGCTGTCCGGTTCGCCCAGATCGCTGAGAACGGCGACGGCCCCGGAGAAGTCTTCGTCATGCGTGTAGCCGGTAGTGGTGATCACCGCGCCGATGCCGGCGCCCCGGCACGCCTTCAGGCCGTTTGATGAGTCTTCAATGGCGAGACAGGCGGCGGGATCAAGCCCCAGGATATCAAGCACCCAACGATAAATATCGGGCGACGGTTTCAGATTTTGCACCCGTCCTCCGGCGCCGATGGCGTCAAACCATCTCAGCGCCCCGCCGCCGATAGTGTTCCTGAACAGGGCGACGATGTTGGCCGGGCCGGTGGTGGTGGCGATGCCCAGGCGCATTCCCCGGTCGTGGGCTTCACGGATCAGCCGTTCGACGCCGGGACGCAAGCCGACGCCGCCCCCGGCGAGCAGGTCGGCATAGATTTTCGTTTTCAGTTCGTGGATGCGCTCGACGCGCTCGTCACCCTCGGGGCCGGCCGATCGATCCTGACCGATCTGCTTAAGGTAATGGCGGATGCGCGCCTTTCCTCCGGCGACCGCCAACAGCCGCGCATACAGCTTTTGGTCCCACGCCCAGCCGAGTCCAAGTTCGGCGAAGGCGGCGTTGAAAGCCCGGCGATGGGCCTCCTCGGTATCGGCCAAAACGCCGTCAACGTCAAAAATCAGGGCGTTTAGCTCCATCAGATATTCGGGTCTTCCAGGCCATGTTGGCGGCAGGCGGCAATCAGGGTGTTGCGAAGCAGGCAGGCGATGGTCATCGGGCCGACTCCCCCCGGTACCGGCGTGATGGCGCCGGCCGTCTTGAGCGCCGCCTCGAAGTCCACGTCGCCGACCAGTCTGGTCTTGCCTTCGCCTT
Coding sequences within it:
- a CDS encoding transcriptional regulator, encoding MRRAIIRICKDDEAVIAEAAQGFIHAWKTEKSNADVFTFGSPAQLFAVLSPKRWEMIERLQAIGPVSLRGLARALERDVKRVHQDAAVLLEWGFIERTDDRKILVPFDVIHADFDLRAAA